One segment of Bacteroides caecimuris DNA contains the following:
- a CDS encoding lysophospholipid acyltransferase family protein encodes MKILYYIYQICIALPILLVLTILTAIVTIVGSLLGGAHFWGYYPGKIWSQLICLFLLIPVKIEGREKLHDKTSYIFVPNHQGSFDIFLIYGFIGRNFKWMMKKSLRKLPFVGKACESAGHIFVDRSGPKKVLETIRQAKDSLKDGVSLVVFPEGARTFTGHMGYFKKGAFQLADDLQLAVVPVTIDGSFEILPRTGKWIHRHRMILTIHNPIPPKGKGMENIKATMAEAYAAVESALPEQHKGMVKNEDQDQ; translated from the coding sequence ATGAAGATACTGTATTATATTTATCAGATTTGCATCGCATTGCCTATTTTATTAGTGCTGACCATCCTTACAGCAATCGTCACTATTGTAGGTTCCCTCTTGGGAGGAGCCCACTTTTGGGGATATTATCCGGGGAAGATATGGTCACAATTAATTTGTCTGTTCCTGTTGATTCCCGTGAAGATTGAGGGGCGCGAAAAGCTGCATGACAAAACTTCCTATATTTTTGTGCCTAATCATCAGGGGTCATTTGATATATTCCTCATCTACGGCTTCATTGGAAGAAACTTTAAATGGATGATGAAAAAAAGTCTGCGCAAATTGCCATTCGTCGGAAAAGCCTGTGAAAGTGCAGGACATATCTTTGTAGACCGTTCCGGTCCGAAAAAGGTTTTGGAAACCATCCGGCAGGCAAAAGACTCGTTGAAAGACGGAGTTTCTCTAGTGGTCTTTCCCGAAGGCGCACGCACTTTTACCGGGCACATGGGATATTTTAAAAAAGGGGCTTTCCAATTGGCAGATGATTTACAGTTGGCAGTGGTACCTGTCACTATCGATGGCTCATTTGAAATCCTCCCACGCACAGGCAAATGGATACATCGCCATCGCATGATTCTGACTATTCACAACCCTATTCCTCCCAAAGGAAAAGGCATGGAAAATATCAAGGCAACCATGGCAGAGGCATACGCTGCTGTTGAAAGTGCCCTCCCGGAGCAACATAAGGGAATGGTGAAAAACGAAGATCAGGATCAGTAA
- a CDS encoding S46 family peptidase, translating to MNKLRFYLLALAALVVFSVRADEGMWLLQLMQQQHSIDMMKKQGLKLEAQDLYNPNGVSLKDAVGIFGGGCTGEIISPEGLILTNHHCGYASIQQHSSVEHDYLTDGFWATSRDKELPTPGLKFTFIERIDDITDIVNAKIAAKEITESESFSNTFLQKLAHDLYIKSDLADKKGIVPQALPFYAGNKFYLFYKKIYPDVRMVAAPPSSIGKFGGETDNWMWPRHTGDFSMFRIYADANGEPAEYSENNVPLKTKKHLSISIKGLKEGDYAMIMGFPGSTSRYLTVSEVKERMESENDPRIRIRGARLAVLKEVMNASDKIRIQYANKYAGSSNYWKNSIGMNKAIIDNDVLGTKAAQEAKFAEFAKAQNNAEYAAVVKNIDDLVAKTTPLNYQYTCLRETFFGAIEFGNVMLSNTREALLEKNDSVIEARMKALESTYESIHNKDYDHEVDRKVAKALFPLYAEMIPADQRPSIYKVIEQKYKGDYNKFVDDMYDNSIFANRANFEKFMKKPSVKAIDNDLALQYCQSKYDLMDKLVSQLKDMDQELALLHKTYIRGLGEMKLPVPSYPDANFTIRLTYGNVKPYDPKDGVHYNYYTTTKGILEKENPEDREFVVPAKLKELIEKKDYGRYALPNGDMPVCFLSTNDITGGNSGSPVLNENGELIGCAFDGNWESLSGDINFDNNLQRCINLDIRYVLFILEKLGNCGHLINEMTIVE from the coding sequence ATGAACAAACTAAGATTTTATTTATTAGCGCTGGCTGCGCTTGTTGTATTTTCCGTTAGAGCGGATGAGGGTATGTGGCTATTGCAATTGATGCAACAGCAACACTCCATAGACATGATGAAAAAACAGGGATTAAAACTAGAAGCCCAGGATTTATACAATCCAAACGGTGTTTCTCTCAAAGATGCTGTAGGTATATTCGGAGGTGGATGTACGGGAGAAATTATCTCGCCCGAAGGTTTGATTCTAACCAATCACCACTGTGGCTACGCTTCTATCCAGCAACATAGTAGTGTTGAGCATGATTATCTGACAGATGGTTTTTGGGCTACTTCCAGAGATAAAGAGCTTCCTACTCCGGGACTGAAATTCACATTTATCGAACGTATCGACGATATTACGGATATTGTCAATGCCAAGATTGCGGCAAAAGAAATCACCGAATCCGAATCATTCAGCAATACATTCCTTCAAAAGCTGGCTCATGACCTTTATATCAAAAGTGACCTGGCAGACAAAAAAGGAATTGTTCCGCAGGCTCTTCCATTCTATGCCGGAAATAAATTCTATCTTTTTTATAAGAAAATATATCCGGATGTACGTATGGTAGCTGCTCCCCCCTCTTCTATCGGTAAGTTTGGCGGCGAGACAGACAACTGGATGTGGCCGCGCCATACCGGCGATTTCTCCATGTTCCGTATCTATGCTGACGCGAACGGTGAACCAGCAGAATACAGTGAAAACAATGTCCCCCTGAAAACAAAGAAACATTTGTCTATCTCTATCAAAGGTTTGAAAGAAGGAGATTACGCAATGATTATGGGATTCCCCGGAAGCACGAGCCGTTACCTGACTGTATCAGAGGTGAAAGAACGTATGGAATCGGAGAACGACCCGCGTATCCGTATTCGTGGCGCACGTTTGGCTGTCCTGAAGGAAGTGATGAATGCCAGTGATAAAATCCGTATCCAGTATGCTAACAAGTATGCGGGTTCCAGCAATTATTGGAAAAACTCCATCGGTATGAATAAAGCCATCATCGATAATGATGTGTTGGGAACGAAAGCTGCACAGGAAGCTAAATTCGCAGAATTTGCAAAGGCACAAAACAATGCCGAGTATGCGGCAGTTGTGAAGAACATCGACGACTTGGTAGCTAAAACAACTCCTCTCAATTATCAATATACTTGCTTGAGAGAGACTTTCTTCGGAGCTATCGAATTTGGTAATGTCATGTTATCTAACACACGTGAAGCATTGCTTGAAAAGAACGACTCTGTGATCGAAGCACGTATGAAAGCGCTGGAAAGCACTTACGAAAGTATCCACAACAAAGATTATGACCATGAAGTAGACCGCAAGGTTGCTAAAGCATTGTTCCCGTTATATGCGGAAATGATTCCGGCTGACCAGCGTCCGTCTATCTACAAAGTGATTGAGCAGAAATATAAGGGCGATTACAACAAATTTGTTGATGATATGTACGACAACTCTATTTTTGCCAACCGCGCAAACTTCGAGAAGTTTATGAAGAAGCCGTCAGTGAAAGCAATCGACAACGATCTTGCACTGCAATACTGCCAGTCTAAATATGACTTGATGGATAAACTGGTTTCCCAGCTCAAGGACATGGATCAGGAACTGGCTTTGCTACACAAAACTTATATTCGTGGTCTGGGCGAAATGAAATTGCCTGTACCTTCTTACCCGGACGCCAACTTTACCATTCGTCTGACTTATGGTAACGTGAAACCATACGATCCGAAAGACGGTGTACACTACAACTATTACACCACCACTAAAGGTATTCTTGAAAAAGAAAATCCGGAAGACCGTGAGTTCGTTGTACCTGCCAAACTGAAAGAGCTGATTGAGAAGAAAGATTATGGCCGTTATGCTTTACCGAACGGTGATATGCCTGTCTGCTTCCTGTCTACCAATGACATCACCGGTGGTAACTCCGGCAGCCCGGTACTGAATGAAAACGGAGAACTGATCGGCTGTGCTTTCGATGGTAACTGGGAATCATTGAGCGGTGACATCAACTTCGACAACAACCTGCAACGTTGTATCAACCTGGATATCCGTTATGTCTTGTTCATTCTAGAGAAGTTAGGCAACTGCGGACATCTGATTAATGAAATGACAATCGTAGAATAA
- a CDS encoding helix-turn-helix domain-containing protein encodes MNMEIVSIEKKTFEMMVAAFGALSEKVAALRRKSDTGRMERWLTGEEVCGQLRISPRTLQTLRDRRLIGYSQINRRFYYKPEEVKRLIPLVGTLYPHGR; translated from the coding sequence ATGAATATGGAAATAGTATCTATCGAGAAAAAGACTTTCGAGATGATGGTGGCGGCATTCGGCGCACTCTCGGAGAAGGTCGCCGCCCTGAGGCGCAAAAGCGACACGGGGCGCATGGAAAGATGGCTCACGGGCGAGGAGGTCTGCGGGCAGTTGAGAATAAGCCCGCGCACGTTGCAGACGCTGCGTGACAGGCGGCTTATCGGCTACTCGCAGATAAACCGCAGGTTCTATTACAAGCCAGAGGAGGTGAAGCGGCTGATACCGCTTGTCGGCACGCTCTATCCGCACGGCAGATGA
- a CDS encoding helix-turn-helix domain-containing protein encodes MMNENNDVFTMEDEPIASVVQDMRKGSKWLSAFLESYRPPLDGERYLTDGEVSELLRVSRRTLQEYRNNRVLPFILLGGKVLYPETGLRGVLEANYRKPLE; translated from the coding sequence ATGATGAACGAGAACAACGATGTTTTTACGATGGAAGACGAGCCGATAGCCTCTGTGGTGCAGGATATGCGCAAAGGCTCGAAATGGCTGTCCGCATTTCTGGAAAGCTACCGTCCTCCGCTGGACGGGGAACGTTACCTGACGGACGGCGAGGTGTCGGAACTGCTCCGTGTGAGCCGGCGCACCTTGCAGGAATACCGCAACAACCGCGTGTTGCCCTTCATACTTTTGGGAGGGAAGGTGCTTTACCCGGAAACGGGGCTGCGCGGGGTACTGGAAGCGAACTACCGCAAGCCGCTGGAGTGA
- a CDS encoding S46 family peptidase, giving the protein MRKQILFVLFSLATLSIHADEGMWMLTDLKTQNAVAMRELGLEIPIEEVYDAYGLSLKDAVVHFGRGCTGEIISSEGLVLTNHHCGYGAIQQHSNVEHDYLTDGFWAMNRDAELPTPGLTVTFIDRILDVTDYVNEQLKKDSDPEGINYLSPSYLGTVAERFAKAENIEITPATKLELKAFYGGNKYYMFIKTVYSDIRMVGAPPSSIGKFGADTDNWMWPRHTGDFSLFRIYADKNGKPAEYSKDNVPLQVKKHLKISIAGVQEGDFTFVMGFPGRNWRYMISDEVEERMQTTNFMRQHVRGARQKVLMEQMLKDPAVRIHYASKYASSANYWKNAIGMNEGLVRLNVLDTKRAQQEELLARGRKKGDDSYQKAFDEIRSIVAHRRDAIYHQQAINEALVTALDFMRIPSTMELVAALKSKDKEQIKEAKLKLKQEADKYFASVPFPEVERMVAKEMLKTYANYISEEQRINIFEIINSRFKGSIDAFVDACFEHSIFGNPKNFEKFIKKPSLYKIGYDWMVLFKHSITDGILKTAIAMKEANQNYDAAHKVWVKGMMDMKQEKGIHIYPDANSTLRLTYGRVLPYEPADGVVYDAHTTLKGVMEKEDPDNWEFVVPQKLKELYKSQDYGRYGKNGEMPVCFIVNTDNTGGNSGSPVFNSKGQLVGTAFDRNFEGLTGDIAFRPSSQRAACVDIRYTLFIIDKYAGASHIIDELTIVE; this is encoded by the coding sequence ATGAGAAAACAAATCCTATTTGTCCTATTTTCACTGGCAACTCTTAGCATCCACGCCGACGAAGGCATGTGGATGCTAACCGATCTGAAAACTCAGAACGCAGTTGCCATGCGCGAACTCGGTCTTGAAATTCCGATCGAAGAAGTATACGACGCGTACGGTCTTTCTCTGAAAGATGCTGTGGTACACTTTGGAAGAGGATGCACAGGAGAAATTATCTCTTCCGAAGGACTGGTACTGACGAATCACCACTGTGGTTATGGAGCTATCCAGCAACACAGTAATGTGGAACATGACTACCTGACAGATGGTTTCTGGGCTATGAACCGTGACGCGGAACTTCCTACTCCGGGATTGACCGTCACATTTATCGACCGGATTTTGGATGTGACCGATTACGTCAATGAGCAACTGAAAAAAGATTCGGACCCGGAAGGTATCAACTACCTATCACCAAGTTATCTGGGCACCGTGGCAGAACGTTTCGCCAAAGCAGAGAACATAGAAATAACTCCTGCAACAAAACTGGAGCTCAAGGCTTTTTACGGAGGAAACAAATATTATATGTTCATCAAAACAGTGTACAGTGATATTCGTATGGTGGGCGCTCCTCCTTCTTCCATCGGCAAATTCGGTGCAGATACCGACAACTGGATGTGGCCTCGTCACACAGGCGACTTTTCCCTTTTCCGTATTTATGCGGACAAGAACGGAAAACCGGCAGAATATTCAAAAGATAACGTTCCTTTGCAGGTAAAGAAACACCTGAAAATCAGCATTGCCGGAGTTCAGGAAGGAGATTTCACCTTTGTGATGGGATTTCCGGGACGTAACTGGCGATATATGATTTCCGACGAAGTGGAAGAACGGATGCAAACGACTAACTTTATGCGCCAGCATGTACGTGGAGCCCGTCAGAAAGTGCTCATGGAGCAAATGCTGAAAGATCCTGCCGTACGTATTCATTATGCAAGCAAATATGCTTCATCAGCCAACTACTGGAAGAATGCTATCGGTATGAACGAAGGACTGGTACGTCTCAACGTACTGGATACCAAACGTGCGCAGCAAGAGGAATTATTAGCCCGCGGCCGTAAAAAAGGAGATGATTCATATCAGAAAGCTTTTGATGAGATTCGCTCTATTGTAGCTCATCGCCGTGACGCGATCTATCATCAGCAGGCTATCAATGAAGCATTGGTCACCGCACTCGATTTTATGCGCATCCCTTCCACGATGGAATTGGTTGCCGCTCTGAAATCAAAAGATAAGGAGCAAATAAAAGAGGCGAAGCTAAAATTAAAGCAAGAAGCTGATAAGTATTTTGCTTCTGTCCCCTTCCCCGAGGTAGAACGGATGGTTGCCAAAGAGATGCTGAAAACTTATGCCAACTATATTTCGGAGGAACAACGAATCAATATCTTCGAAATCATCAATTCCCGCTTCAAGGGAAGTATTGATGCCTTCGTCGATGCTTGCTTTGAACATTCTATTTTTGGCAATCCTAAAAACTTTGAGAAGTTTATCAAGAAACCAAGTTTGTATAAAATAGGATATGACTGGATGGTATTATTCAAACATTCTATTACCGACGGAATCCTGAAAACAGCCATTGCCATGAAAGAAGCCAATCAGAACTATGACGCTGCTCATAAAGTATGGGTGAAAGGCATGATGGATATGAAACAGGAAAAAGGTATACATATTTATCCGGATGCCAATTCAACTTTACGGTTGACCTACGGTCGGGTACTTCCTTATGAACCGGCTGACGGTGTTGTGTATGATGCTCATACTACCCTCAAAGGTGTAATGGAGAAAGAAGATCCAGATAACTGGGAGTTTGTAGTGCCTCAAAAATTGAAAGAGCTGTATAAATCCCAGGATTATGGACGCTATGGTAAAAACGGTGAAATGCCCGTCTGCTTTATTGTAAACACCGACAACACAGGAGGTAATTCCGGTAGTCCGGTATTTAACAGCAAAGGTCAATTGGTAGGAACTGCTTTCGACCGCAATTTTGAAGGTTTGACAGGAGACATCGCTTTCCGTCCTTCCTCACAACGAGCCGCTTGCGTCGACATCCGCTATACCTTATTTATTATTGACAAATATGCGGGAGCATCTCATATTATTGATGAATTGACTATTGTGGAATAA
- a CDS encoding site-specific integrase, translating into MKSTFSVIYYLKRQVVKKDGTVPVMGRITVDGSQTQFSCKLTVDPKLWDTKGGRVTGRSTAALETNRMLDKMRVRINRHYQEIMERDNFVTAEKVKNAFLGLEHRYHTLMQVFRQHNEDYEKQVEAGMKAKGTLLKYRTVYKHMQEFLDIRYHVKDIALKELTPAFISDFEMFLRTDKHCCTNTVWLYVCPLRTMVFIAINNEWLTRDPFREYEIKKEETTRSFLTKDEIRLLMEGKLKNAKQELYRDLYLFCAFTGLSFADMRNLTEENIRTYFDEHEWININRQKTGVVSNIRLLDIANRIIGKYRGLCGDGRIFPVPHYNTCLAGIRAVAKRCGITKHITWHQSRHTAATTIFLSNGVPIETVSSMLGHKSIKTTQIYAKITKEKLNQDMENLAARLNGVEEFAGCTI; encoded by the coding sequence ATGAAGAGTACATTTTCAGTAATCTACTACCTCAAGCGTCAGGTAGTGAAAAAGGACGGGACAGTTCCCGTCATGGGACGCATCACGGTGGACGGCAGCCAGACACAGTTCAGCTGCAAACTGACTGTCGATCCGAAACTGTGGGACACCAAAGGTGGACGTGTCACGGGCAGAAGCACGGCGGCACTCGAAACGAACCGTATGCTTGACAAGATGCGGGTACGCATCAACAGGCATTATCAGGAAATCATGGAGCGTGACAACTTCGTCACGGCGGAGAAGGTGAAGAACGCCTTTCTCGGACTGGAACACCGCTACCACACGCTGATGCAGGTGTTCCGCCAGCACAACGAGGACTACGAGAAGCAGGTGGAGGCAGGCATGAAAGCCAAAGGCACGCTGCTGAAGTACCGCACCGTTTACAAGCACATGCAAGAGTTCCTCGACATCCGCTACCATGTGAAGGACATCGCCCTAAAAGAGCTTACCCCGGCTTTCATCTCCGACTTCGAGATGTTCCTGCGCACGGACAAGCACTGCTGCACCAATACCGTGTGGCTGTACGTCTGCCCGTTACGGACGATGGTATTCATCGCCATCAACAACGAGTGGCTGACGCGCGACCCGTTCCGCGAGTATGAAATCAAGAAGGAGGAAACAACACGCAGTTTCCTGACCAAAGATGAGATCCGCCTGCTGATGGAGGGGAAACTGAAAAACGCCAAACAGGAATTGTACCGCGACCTCTACCTGTTCTGCGCCTTCACGGGGCTGTCGTTCGCGGATATGCGCAACCTTACGGAAGAGAATATCCGCACCTACTTCGACGAACACGAGTGGATAAACATCAACCGCCAGAAAACGGGCGTGGTGTCCAACATCCGCCTGCTCGACATCGCCAACCGCATAATCGGCAAATACCGGGGACTGTGCGGGGACGGCAGGATATTTCCCGTTCCGCATTATAACACGTGCCTTGCCGGTATCCGTGCCGTCGCCAAGCGTTGCGGCATCACCAAGCATATCACGTGGCATCAGAGCCGCCACACGGCAGCCACGACGATATTCCTCTCCAACGGTGTTCCCATCGAAACGGTCAGCTCCATGCTCGGACACAAGAGCATAAAGACGACGCAGATTTACGCAAAGATAACCAAAGAGAAGCTCAATCAGGACATGGAGAACCTTGCCGCAAGATTGAACGGCGTCGAGGAATTTGCAGGTTGCACCATCTAA
- a CDS encoding helix-turn-helix domain-containing protein, with amino-acid sequence MELLTRNNFEGWMQKLMERLDRQDELLLAMKAEGKQPTITESIRLFDNQDLCMLLQISKRTLQRYRSVGALPYKTLGKKTYYSEEDVLTFLSNHIKDFKKEDIAFYKARIHNFFHK; translated from the coding sequence ATGGAACTGCTCACACGAAACAACTTCGAGGGCTGGATGCAGAAGCTGATGGAACGGCTCGACCGTCAGGACGAACTGCTGCTGGCGATGAAGGCTGAGGGGAAACAGCCCACTATCACGGAAAGCATCCGCCTTTTCGACAATCAGGATTTGTGCATGTTGCTCCAGATAAGCAAACGCACCCTCCAACGCTACCGCAGCGTAGGCGCATTGCCCTACAAGACGCTGGGCAAGAAGACCTATTACAGCGAGGAGGACGTGCTGACATTCCTTTCCAACCATATCAAGGACTTCAAAAAGGAAGATATAGCCTTCTACAAGGCTCGTATCCATAATTTCTTTCATAAATAA
- a CDS encoding anaerobic sulfatase-maturation protein, translating into MKTSTFAPFAKPLYVMVKPVGAVCNLACEYCYYLEKANLYKDNPKHVMSDELLEKFIDEYINSQTMPQVLFTWHGGETLMRPLSFYKRAMELQKKYAHGRTIDNCIQTNGTMLTDEWCEFFRENNWLVGVSIDGPQEFHDEYRKNKLGKPSFVKVMQGINLLKKHGVEWNAMAVINDFNADYPLEFYRFFKEIGCQYIQFAPIVERILSHEDGRHLASLAENKAGTLADFSITPEQWGNFLCTIFDEWVKEDVGKYYVQIFDSTLANWMGEQPGICTMAKTCGHAGVMEFNGDVYSCDHFVFPEYKLGNIYSKTLVEMMHSERQHNFGNMKYQSLPTQCKECEFLFACNGECPKNRFSQTAEGEPGLNYLCKGYYQFFKHVAPYMDFMKNELMNQRPPANIMEALRNGELRVES; encoded by the coding sequence ATGAAAACATCAACATTTGCTCCTTTTGCAAAACCGCTTTATGTAATGGTAAAGCCTGTAGGTGCCGTATGCAACCTAGCATGCGAGTATTGCTATTATTTGGAAAAGGCCAACCTATACAAAGACAATCCCAAACACGTTATGAGCGATGAACTTCTAGAAAAGTTTATCGACGAGTACATAAACTCACAAACCATGCCGCAGGTACTTTTCACCTGGCACGGAGGAGAAACGCTGATGCGACCACTCTCCTTCTATAAAAGGGCAATGGAACTGCAAAAGAAATATGCTCACGGACGTACGATCGACAATTGCATCCAGACCAACGGAACTATGCTCACGGACGAATGGTGCGAATTCTTCCGTGAAAACAATTGGCTGGTAGGTGTCTCCATCGACGGTCCCCAGGAGTTTCATGACGAGTATCGCAAAAACAAACTGGGAAAACCTTCTTTTGTGAAAGTGATGCAAGGCATCAATCTTCTGAAGAAACACGGGGTAGAATGGAATGCAATGGCAGTTATTAACGACTTCAATGCCGACTATCCGTTAGAGTTTTATCGTTTCTTCAAAGAAATCGGCTGTCAGTATATCCAGTTCGCTCCCATCGTTGAACGTATTCTTTCACATGAAGACGGACGTCATCTCGCTTCGCTTGCCGAAAATAAAGCCGGAACACTGGCTGACTTTTCAATCACTCCGGAACAATGGGGGAACTTCCTCTGTACTATTTTCGACGAATGGGTGAAAGAAGATGTAGGCAAATACTATGTGCAGATATTCGATTCTACCCTAGCCAACTGGATGGGTGAACAACCCGGTATATGCACGATGGCAAAGACTTGCGGCCATGCCGGTGTAATGGAATTCAACGGAGATGTTTATTCTTGCGACCATTTTGTATTTCCTGAATATAAGTTAGGTAACATTTACAGTAAGACACTGGTAGAAATGATGCATAGCGAACGTCAGCACAACTTCGGAAACATGAAATACCAGTCTCTCCCTACTCAATGCAAGGAGTGTGAGTTCCTGTTTGCCTGTAACGGGGAATGCCCCAAAAACCGTTTTAGCCAAACGGCAGAAGGAGAACCGGGATTGAACTACTTATGCAAAGGTTATTATCAGTTCTTTAAACACGTAGCTCCTTACATGGACTTCATGAAAAACGAACTGATGAATCAACGTCCGCCTGCTAATATCATGGAAGCTTTAAGAAATGGAGAATTGAGGGTGGAGAGTTGA
- a CDS encoding DUF4369 domain-containing protein, whose protein sequence is MNVNKILPFLLLLPFLASCTSKYKIEGTSSVNSLDGKMLYLKSLRDGEWVKLDSAEVVHGLFSMKGKIDSVQMVTLYMDEESIMPIVLESGKITVTISNTDLKAVGTSLNNALYEFISQRNQLEESISELEQRETRMVLDGGDLDEIHSQLVVEGDSLMKAMNQYVKTFISDNYENVLGPSVFMMLCSSLPYPIMTPQIDEIIKDAPYSFKDNKLVREFLSKARENMKLIEEHQRLEQNASTNK, encoded by the coding sequence ATGAACGTGAATAAAATTTTGCCTTTTTTGCTTTTGCTTCCGTTTCTAGCTTCCTGTACCAGTAAGTACAAGATTGAAGGAACATCTTCAGTGAATAGTCTGGATGGAAAGATGCTATATCTTAAATCCCTGCGTGATGGCGAGTGGGTGAAGCTGGATTCTGCTGAAGTGGTGCATGGTCTGTTTTCAATGAAAGGGAAAATAGATTCCGTACAGATGGTGACACTATATATGGATGAAGAAAGCATTATGCCGATCGTTCTGGAAAGTGGAAAAATAACCGTTACCATCAGCAATACAGACTTGAAGGCAGTGGGGACCTCTTTAAATAATGCGTTGTACGAGTTTATCAGCCAAAGAAACCAATTGGAAGAAAGTATCAGCGAACTGGAGCAGAGAGAAACCCGTATGGTATTGGATGGAGGGGATTTGGATGAAATTCACAGTCAGCTGGTAGTGGAAGGTGATTCGCTGATGAAAGCGATGAATCAGTATGTGAAAACGTTCATTTCCGACAATTACGAAAATGTATTGGGACCCAGTGTATTTATGATGCTTTGCAGCTCTTTGCCTTATCCCATTATGACTCCGCAGATAGATGAGATTATAAAAGATGCTCCTTATTCTTTTAAAGACAATAAACTGGTCAGAGAATTCCTGTCTAAAGCAAGAGAAAACATGAAGTTGATAGAAGAACATCAACGATTGGAACAAAATGCTTCAACAAATAAGTAA